The proteins below come from a single Columba livia isolate bColLiv1 breed racing homer chromosome 28, bColLiv1.pat.W.v2, whole genome shotgun sequence genomic window:
- the LOC110356241 gene encoding loricrin: protein MHRKLLHKAWLTSHWWSEEVYKSALNTSVPSTTALHLHFFRPGLPTSQKMSSGGQLLSSRCAGPCEVTCPEPCAQAWNQPCVTSCGDSRAVVYPPPVIITFPGPILASCPQESFVGTSLPTPIGGGFSGALGSAESGGSFGSGGSYGGGSSFGMGGSYGGSGSLGSGGSYGGGSSFGGSHRSRSFRFGSSSHSGGFGGSFGGGSSYGGGSFGGGRSFGGGSSQSGGGYSSSRRFGGGSCGSGFF from the exons ATGCATAGGAAGCTCTTGCACAAAGCATGGCTCACATCCCACTGGTGGTCTGAAGAGGTATATAAGAGCGCCCTGAACACTTCAGTTCCATCAACGACAGCTCTTCATCTGCACTTCTTCAGACCTG GTTTACCTACATCACAAaagatgtcttcaggaggacAGCTCTTGAGCAGCAGATGCGCTGGACCCTGCGAGGTCACCTGCCCAGAGCCCTGTGCCCAGGCCTGGAACCAGCCCTGTGTCACCTCCTGTGGGGATTCCCGTGCCGTGGTCTACCCACCACCAGTGATCATCACCTTCCCAGGCCCCATCCTCGCCTCTTGTCCTCAGGAGAGCTTTGTGGGCACCTCGCTACCAACACCCATTGGGGGAGGGTTTTCAGGGGCACTAGGCTCTGCTGAATCAGGGGGCTCATTTGGCTCTGGGGGCTCCTATGGAGGAGGAAGTTCATTTGGGATGGGGGGCTCATATGGAGGGAGTGGTTCCTTGGGCTCTGGGGGTTCCTATGGAGGAGGCAGTTCATTTGGGGGCTCACACAGAAGCAGATCCTTCCGTTTTGGCTCCAGCTCCCACAGCGGGGGCTTCGGGGGCTCCTTTGGAGGAGGCAGCTCCTACGGTGGGGGCTCCTTTGGAGGGGGCCGGTCCTTTGGAGGGGGCAGCTCTCAGAGTGGTGGGGGCTACTCTAGTTCCCGGAGGTTTGGTGGAGGAAGCTGTGGCTCTGGCTTTTTCTGA
- the LOC106146038 gene encoding uncharacterized protein LOC106146038: MTMHYYGEPYKPLYFPGSGYITENLQPMPRSDACSTTCHPVSVIKCPMPTWQTYTQPLAYMCPQPSMTQTPLLSCQPHAQQCILLYPEPCETTHLLPCRKPSLKICTTQDCQPCKDTCPEKKHEAKSLPPCVSKYPELKTLRFPPCGVKNASSCVDECRSQKISKCSSQQHSREPRPLQGMTSSYSPPLQGVSECPPQPCIMQPFPHEHVSNLPPQNCMKGYPTQEHITSSQQCVTKCLPLPHMTKCPPPPQVIKCPPPQVTKCPPLPHVAKCPPPPQVIKCPQLPPQVTKCPPHVTKCPPPQQMTKCSHGQGIKESSSQKHAGKCLLSQEGVKYKSSSTQNLSKSKCLYTPTTQHSPLRHTGGVKRSCHHKKSRCESKWLC; encoded by the coding sequence ATGACCATGCACTATTATGGGGAACCATACAAACCACTATACTTCCCGGGATCGGGTTACATCACTGAAAACCTCCAGCCCATGCCCCGGTCTGATGCATGCAGTACCACGTGCCACCCAGTGAGCGTGATCAAGTGTCCGATGCCAACATGGCAAACCTACACTCAACCTCTCGCTTACATGTGCCCACAGCCAAGCATGACCCAGACACCACTGCTGTCTTGTCAGCCCCATGCCCAGCAGTGCATCCTGCTGTACCCTGAGCCTTGTGAGACCACTCACCTCCTGCCTTGTAGGAAGCCCAGCCTGAAGATATGCACAACGCAGGATTGCCAGCCCTGCAAGGACACCTGCCCTGAAAAAAAGCATGAGGCCAAAAGCCTCCCACCATGCGTATCCAAGTACCCTGAGCTGAAAACACTCAGGTTCCCACCATGTGGGGTCAAGAACGCATCCTCGTGCGTAGATGAATGCAGGTCACAGAAAATATCCAAATGCTcatcacagcagcacagcagggagcCTCGGCCCCTGCAGGGGATGACCAGCAGCTATTCCCCACCACTGCAGGGAGTCAGTGAGTGTCCCCCTCAGCCATGCATAATGCAGCCTTTCCCACATGAGCATGTGAGCAACTTGCCCCCACAGAATTGCATGAAGGGCTACCCAACACAGGAACATATCACATCCTCACAGCAGTGTGTAACCAAGTGCCTGCCACTGCCACACATGACCAAGTGCCCACCGCCACCACAGGTGATCAAGTGCCCACCGCCACAGGTGACAAAGTGCCCGCCGCTACCGCACGTGGCCAAGtgcccaccaccaccacaggtGATCAAGTGTCCACAACTGCCACCACAGGTGACCAAATGCCCGCCACACGTGACCAAGTGCCCGCCACCGCAACAGATGACCAAGTGCTCCCATGGGCAGGGAATAAAGGAGAGCTCCTCACAGAAACATGCAGGCAAATGCTTGCTGTCACAGGAGGGAGTCAAGTACAAGAGCTCATCAACACAAAACCTAAGCAAGTCCAAGTGTCTCTACACACCTACCACCCAGCACTCTCCACTGCGTCACACGGGAGGAGTGAAACGTTCATGCCACCACAAGAAGAGTCGCTGTGAATCAAAATGGCTGTGTTAA
- the LOC102087249 gene encoding keratin-associated protein 10-9 produces MLCYTQQCLPPVYQEPIPIKCPTMYHARYSPMPTWHSTLCTPQYATPCIPQQQIMSSSYSQQQCVTKCVPRQQYATKCVLQQQGVTQHILQQPCVTRCVTTCIPQQKCAIKGESQQSCVTKCVPQQQCATKSVPQQCATKSVTTYASQQKCATKCIPQQQCPTRCVTTCVPQQPCLTKSIPQQQCATTCVPQKCVTIYSPQQQCAPRCVTTCVPQQRATKYVSHQFMTDCVPQKCATTYVPQQCATRCVAKCVPQQCATKCTTICVPQQCEMTCVSQQQCVTKCVPQQQCATKCVPQQQCATKYVTQQQCATKCVPQQQCATKYVTQQQCETKCVPQQQCATKYVTQQQCATKCVPQQQCATKYVTQQQCATKCVPQQQCATKYVAQQQCATKCVPQQQCATKCVPQQQCATKCVPQQQCATKCVPEQRQSGGVKVSRHSKKYCSVSKWPW; encoded by the coding sequence ATGTTGTGCTACACACAGCAGTGCCTCCCTCCAGTCTACCAGGAACCCATCCCCATCAAGTGCCCAACGATGTACCATGCCAGATACTCACCAATGCCTACCTGGCACTCGACACTGTGCACCCCACAGTATGCGACCCCCTGCATCCCCCAGCAGCAGATTATGTCCTCCAGCTACTCCCAACAGCAGTGTGTGACCAAGTGTGTGCCACGGCAGCAGTATGCAACCAAgtgtgtgctgcagcagcagggtgtGACCCAGCACATCCTACAGCAGCCATGTGTAACTCGCTGTGTGACAACTTGCATACCGCAGCAGAAGTGTGCGATCAAGGGTGAGTCACAGCAGTCTTGTGTGACCAAGTGTGTGCCACAGCAGCAGTGTGCAACCAAGAGTGTGCCGCAGCAGTGTGCAACCAAGAGCGTGACCACCTATGCCTCCCAGCAGAAGTGTGCAACCAAGTGCATCCCACAGCAACAGTGTCCGACCAGGTGTGTGACCACGTGTGTGCCGCAGCAGCCGTGCCTGACCAAGAGCATCCCGCAGCAGCAGTGTGCAACCACGTGCGTCCCGCAGAAGTGTGTGACCATATActccccacagcagcagtgtGCACCCAGGTGTGTGACCACGTGTGTCCCACAGCAGCGTGCAACCAAGTATGTCTCACACCAGTTCATGACTGATTGTGTTCCTCAGAAGTGTGCCACCACATACGTCCCACAGCAATGTGCGACCAGGTGTGTGGCCAAGTGTGTCCCTCAGCAGTGTGCCACAAAGTGTACTACCATTTGTGTCCCACAGCAGTGTGAGATGACTTGTGTTTCACAGCAGCAGTGTGTAACCAAGtgtgtcccacagcagcagtgtGCGACCAAGtgtgtcccacagcagcagtgtGCCACCAAGTACGTCACACAGCAGCAGTGTGCGACCAAGtgtgtcccacagcagcagtgtGCCACCAAGTACGTCACACAGCAGCAGTGTGAGACCAAGtgtgtcccacagcagcagtgtGCCACCAAGTATGTCACACAGCAGCAGTGTGCGACCAAGtgtgtcccacagcagcagtgtGCCACCAAGTATGTCACACAGCAGCAGTGTGCGACCAAGtgtgtcccacagcagcagtgtGCCACCAAGTATGTCGCACAGCAGCAGTGTGCGACCAAGtgtgtcccacagcagcagtgtGCGACCAAGtgtgtcccacagcagcagtgtGCCACCAAGtgtgtcccacagcagcagtgtGCCACCAAGTGTGTCCCAGAGCAACGTCAGTCAGGTGGAGTGAAAGTTTCAAGGCACTCTAAGAAGTACTGTTCTGTGTCCAAATGGCCCTGGTGA